In a single window of the Thunnus maccoyii chromosome 7, fThuMac1.1, whole genome shotgun sequence genome:
- the trmt1l gene encoding TRMT1-like protein, whose amino-acid sequence MAELKEADAAQLHQEDVDIKRSDGGDVPSAGDQVADQTVKNEAAADVDTKPSTTTERHISIQTKLEGLELLVDLNGAGRKSCPLCPEEKFKACYSHKLRRHLQNLHWKVFVEFEGQRMCICHLPCRNLKPSLSGDQASGRHVAHYHCVVCSVTIARKTDMISHLKRHVNKGETEASYSGSSDVPFEEPAPSGQAYEIMKELGTNVQLLPNHTTPQKSDTYFNRKMKINRQLVFCSLAVLAEERNPLECLDAFGATGIMGLQWAKHLRNAVKVTITDISDTCVKMIKENCQLNHIRVDGSSRGPRGPDGAGGEVEGVPIATVEVAKMDANVIMHLRPFDYIHLDPFGTAVNYLDAAFRNVRNMGIISVTSTDTGSLYSKSPNVTLRHYGCHIVRTEYYRELAARMVVATVARAAARCNKGIEVLLAVAVEHFVLVVVRVIRGPTPADESTKKLRKLVHCQWCEERVFLKLGNMVDDTLPCNCHGSLPGKTAVQLGPLWAGPLFNTGFLRRMLSAAVKHSMDDIQPLVKSLICESECTTLKSLVHGPSALTNQVECGVVIKTLQSGEESGPADQSGKRKSGEESGNVVKKLKPDASLEHPPFYYSIHRHSIRGMNMPKLNKFLQYLTEAGFRVSRTHFDPTGVRTDATLVQFKSVLTKYSVPNATATQTSVSTEKTV is encoded by the exons AGTTGCAGACCAGACGGTGAAGAATGAAGCTGCTGCAGACGTTGATACCAAACCCTCCACCACCACTg AGAGACACATCTCCATCCAAACTAAACTGGAGGGCCTGGAGCTGCTGGTCGACCTCAATGGTG CGGGGCGTAAGTCTTGTCCTCTGTGTCCTGAGGAGAAGTTTAAAGCCTGCTACAGCCACAAGCTCCGCCGACACCTGCAGAACCTCCACTGGAAGGTCTTCGTAGAGTTTGAAG GTCAGAGGATGTGCATCTGCCACCTGCCCTGCAGAAACCTGAAGCCCAGCCTCAGCGGAGATCAG GCGTCAGGCAGACACGTGGCTCACTATCACTGTGTGGTGTGTTCGGTCACCATCGCCCGTAAGACCGACATGATCAGCCACCTGAAACGCCACGTCAACAAAGGAGAGACTGAGGCCAGCTACAGCGGGAGCTCAGATGTACCGTTTGAGGAGCCGG CTCCGTCCGGTCAGGCGTACGAAATCATGAAAGAACTGGGAACCAACGTCCAGCTCCTCCCGAACCACACCACGCCGCAGAAGAGTGACACCTACTTCAACCGCAAGATGAAGATCAAcag gcagCTGGTGTTTTGTTCGCTGGCTGTTCTGGCTGAAGAGAGAAACCCGTTGGAGTGTCTGGATGCTTTTGGAGCCACAG ggaTTATGGGCCTCCAGTGGGCGAAGCACCTTCGTAACGCAGTCAAAGTGACCATAACGGATATCAGCGACACGTGCGTCAAAATGATCAAAGAGAACTGTCAGCTCAACCACATCCGAGTGGATGGAAGTTCACGAGGCCCCCGGGGGCCCGACGGGGCCGGCGGAGAAGTAGAGGGGGTACCCATCGCTACGGTGGAGGTCGCCAAGATGGACGCTAACGTCATCATGCATCTGCGGCCCTTTGACTACAT TCACTTGGATCCGTTTGGTACCGCCGTGAACTACCTGGACGCTGCCTTCAGGAACGTCCGGAACATGGGAATCATCTCTGTGACGTCTACAGACACGGGCTCACTCTACTCCAAGTCACCCAACGTCACCCTGCGTCACTACGGCTGCCACATTGTACGCACAGAGTACTACAGAGAGTTGGCCGCACGCATGGTGGTCGCCACCGTGGCCAG AGCGGCAGCCCGATGTAACAAAGGCATCGAGGTGCTGCTGGCGGTGGCGGTGGAGCATTTCGTCCTGGTGGTGGTGAGAGTCATCAGAGGTCCCACGCCGGCAGACGAGTCCACCAAGAAGTTACGGAAACTGGTTCACTGTCAGTGGTGCGAGGAGAGAGTCTTCCTCAAACTAGGAAACATGGTGGACG ACACGCTGCCCTGTAACTGTCATGGAAGTCTGCCTGGAAAGACGGCGGTGCAGCTGGGACCGTTATG ggccGGCCCTCTGTTTAACACAGGCTTCCTGAGGAGGATGCTGTCAGCGGCGGTGAAACACAGCATGGACGACATCCAGCCGCTCGTCAAATCTCTGATCTGTGAGTCTGAGTGCACGACCCTCAAGTCTTTAGTCCACGGACCGTCTGCTCTCACCAACCAGG TGGAGTGCGGAGTCGTCATTAAGACTTTACAGAGCGGAGAGGAGTCGGGACCTGCTGATCAGTCTG gaaagaggaagagcGGAGAGGAGTCGGGGAATGTCGTGAAGAAGCTGAAGCCTGATGCGTCTCTGGAACATCCGCCTTTCTACTACAGCATCCACCGCCACAGCATCCGAGGCATGAACATGCCCAA GTTGAACAAATTCCTCCAGTACCTGACGGAGGCCGGCTTCAGGGTGAGTCGGACGCACTTCGACCCGACGGGGGTTCGGACCGACGCCACGCTGGTGCAGTTTAAATCTGTCCTCACCAAATACAGCGTCCCCAACGCCACCGCCACTCAGACGAGCGTGAGCACCGAGAAAACGGTGTGA